TCAGGTCTGATACGGAGCTCTTCCGGGCCAAAAATGTTCTTTTGGCCAGCGGAGGTCAATCCTACACGGGAACCGGTTCAACCGGAGAGGCTTATAATCTGCCCCGCAGCCTGGGTCATACACTCGTTCCTCCCCGACCGGCACTGACTCCCGTCTTCATAAACCCCTTTCCCCTGATGATCTGTTCCGGTACGGCTCTGTCTGTCTCCATCGATCTCTTTCGTAAGGGGCAGAAATCGGCATCCTTTAATGGAGATCTTCTCATCACTCACAAGGGATTTTCAGGACCGGTTATCCTGAATAATAGCCGCATCATGGAGGAAGGGGATGAACTGCGCCTTTGCTGGCTTCCTGATATGAACCGGGATGCACTGGATCAGGAAATCCTTGAAAGGATACAGTATTCAGGAAAAAAGACGGCTCGTAGTGGCCTGGCCCGGAAAGAACTGACCGACGCTCTAACAAAGGCGCTTCTGGATAGGGCGGGAATTGATCCTGAAAAAAAAATCTCCCAGTTGATCCGTAAAGACAGGATCTCCTGGTTGAATACCCT
This region of Oceanispirochaeta sp. genomic DNA includes:
- a CDS encoding aminoacetone oxidase family FAD-binding enzyme — protein: MVFDLVIIGGGAAGLFAGTQASEAGLNFCILESMKECGLKLLASGSGQCNLTQGCKIAEFPAKYGQAFRFVKPALFGFDNKALISYFEKQGLPCADRGDGKFFPASRKSRDVRDLLLALCRKGGQIRWKQRVLSLVKEDNIFLIRSDTELFRAKNVLLASGGQSYTGTGSTGEAYNLPRSLGHTLVPPRPALTPVFINPFPLMICSGTALSVSIDLFRKGQKSASFNGDLLITHKGFSGPVILNNSRIMEEGDELRLCWLPDMNRDALDQEILERIQYSGKKTARSGLARKELTDALTKALLDRAGIDPEKKISQLIRKDRISWLNTL